The following proteins are encoded in a genomic region of Sesamum indicum cultivar Zhongzhi No. 13 linkage group LG8, S_indicum_v1.0, whole genome shotgun sequence:
- the LOC105169141 gene encoding probable 3-hydroxyisobutyrate dehydrogenase-like 3, mitochondrial, with the protein MGGHYPAPIAPTHTRIGWIGIGVMGGAMASRFISAGYSLSIYARTPSKATSLLSTGATLASSPAELAATSDVIFTMIGHPSDVRALVLDTLLPSLSPKTVIIDHTSSHPALARQIYDSALEKSCYSIDAPVSGGDLGARDGKLAIFAGGDAEVVQWLKPLFDILGKVNYMGSAGKGQSCKIANQIVVGGSLVGLSEGLVFGEKAGLDKDKFLEAVRGGAAGSMVMELFGKRMIGRDYRPGGFAEYMVKDLGMGVDLEEEVLVLPGAALSKQLFSGMVANGDGKFGTQGVITVIERMNGMGG; encoded by the coding sequence ATGGGTGGGCATTACCCAGCGCCCATAGCCCCTACCCATACCCGCATAGGATGGATAGGCATCGGCGTCATGGGTGGCGCCATGGCCTCCCGCTTCATCTCCGCCGGCTACTCCCTTTCCATCTATGCCCGCACCCCATCTAAAGCCACCTCCCTCCTCTCCACTGGCGCCACTCTCGCCTCCTCTCCGGCGGAACTCGCTGCCACCAGCGATGTCATTTTCACCATGATTGGCCACCCCTCGGATGTCCGAGCCCTCGTTCTCGACACACTTCTTCCGTCCCTCAGTCCCAAAACCGTCATCATCGACCATACCAGTAGCCACCCGGCACTAGCCAGGCAAATTTACGATTCTGCCCTTGAGAAAAGCTGTTATTCCATCGACGCACCCGTATCCGGGGGCGATTTAGGGGCTAGAGATGGTAAATTGGCAATTTTCGCGGGTGGGGATGCTGAGGTGGTGCAGTGGTTGAAGCCCTTGTTTGATATATTAGGGAAAGTGAATTATATGGGGAGTGCTGGAAAGGGACAGAGTTGTAAAATAGCTAATCAGATTGTTGTAGGGGGGAGTTTGGTGGGATTGagtgaaggattggtgtttgGGGAGAAGGCGGGATTAGATAAGGATAAGTTCTTGGAGGCGGTGAGAGGAGGGGCGGCTGGGTCCATGGTGATGGAATTGTTTGGGAAGAGGATGATTGGTAGGGATTATAGGCCTGGGGGTTTTGCGGAGTATATGGTGAAGGATTTGGGAATGGGGGTGGATTTGGAGGAGGAGGTACTGGTGTTGCCTGGAGCTGCATTGTCTAAGCAGTTGTTTTCTGGGATGGTGGCGAATGGGGACGGGAAGTTTGGGACGCAGGGAGTTATAACGGTGATCGAGAGAATGAATGGCATGGGGGGTTAA
- the LOC105169142 gene encoding probable 3-hydroxyisobutyrate dehydrogenase-like 3, mitochondrial produces the protein MGGHYPAPIAPTHTRIGWIGIGVMGGAMASRFISAGYSLSIYARTPSKATSLVSIGATLASSPAELAATSDVVFTMIGHPSDVRTLVLDTLLPSFSPNTVIIDHTTSHPALARQVYASALEKHCYSVDAPVSGGDIGARDGKLAIFAAGDAEVVQWLKPLFDILGKVNYMGNAGKGQSCKIANQMALVGSFLGLSEGLVFAEKAGLDKDKFLEAVRGGAAGSMVMELFGKRMISRDFRPGGFAEYMVKDLGIGVDLEEGEEEVVVFPGAALSKQLFSAMVANGDGKSGAQGVITVIERMNGMGG, from the coding sequence ATGGGTGGTCATTACCCAGCGCCCATAGCCCCTACCCATACCCGCATAGGATGGATAGGCATCGGCGTCATGGGTGGCGCCATGGCCTCCCGCTTCATCTCCGCCGGCTACTCCCTTTCCATCTATGCCCGCACCCCATCTAAAGCCACCTCCCTAGTCTCCATCGGCGCCACTCTCGCCTCCTCCCCGGCGGAACTCGCTGCCACCAGCGACGTCGTTTTCACCATGATCGGCCATCCTTCTGACGTCCGAACCCTCGTCCTCGACACACTTCTTCCGTCCTTCAGTCCCAACACCGTCATCATCGACCATACCACTAGCCACCCGGCACTAGCCAGGCAAGTTTACGCTTCCGCCCTTGAGAAACACTGTTATTCCGTCGATGCCCCCGTATCTGGGGGAGATATAGGGGCTAGAGATGGTAAATTGGCAATTTTCGCGGCTGGGGATGCTGAGGTGGTGCAGTGGTTAAAGCCCTTGTTTGATATATTGGGGAAAGTGAATTATATGGGGAATGCTGGCAAGGGACAAAGTTGTAAGATAGCTAATCAGATGGCACTAGTGGGGAGTTTTTTGGGATTGagtgaaggattggtgtttgCGGAGAAGGCGGGATTAGATAAGGATAAGTTCTTGGAGGCGGTGAGAGGGGGTGCGGCTGGGTCCATGGTTATGGAATTGTTTGGGAAGAGGATGATTAGTAGGGATTTTAGGCCTGGAGGTTTTGCGGAGTATATGGTGAAGGATTTGGGGATAGGAGTAGATTTGGAAGAAGGGGAGGAGGAGGTAGTGGTGTTTCCAGGAGCTGCACTGTCTAAGCAGTTGTTTTCTGCAATGGTGGCGAATGGGGACGGGAAGTCTGGGGCGCAGGGTGTTATAACGGTGATTGAGAGAATGAATGGAATGGGGGGGTGA
- the LOC105169145 gene encoding 3-ketoacyl-CoA synthase 7: protein MPTIMVDATQNTCLTDSTKVIDSYLPFPYSQLLLPLALFLIVYFFSSKSHSVYLIDFSCYLPPAHLRVSTAKFIEHFEICGIHEREAIDFQAKVGERSGIGSEACLPLSVHQIPPDKSLSRTREETETILFAVVEDLLSKHNVNPKNIDILVTNCSIFCPTPSIAAMIINKFGLRSNVKSVSLSGMGCSAGLVAVGLAKDLLRVHRNSLALVLSMEAVTPSGYRGRNKSMLLANALFRMGGVAVLLSNKKQDKLKAKYRLRYLFRTHMGSDDQSYQSVFEQSDDAGEVGVSLSRSLIHVAGHALKKNITELGPYVLPISEQLLYGRSIIRSKICSSTIKKEIYIPNFKKALEHFCIHAGGRAVIDAVEERLRLNKEDVEASRMTLHRFGNTSSSSVWYELSYLEAKGRIKKRDRVWQIAFGSGFKCNSAVWECISELDSSTRNAWSDDIHLYPVMVPDVADH from the coding sequence ATGCCAACAATCATGGTGGATGCTACTCAGAACACCTGCCTCACCGACTCCACCAAAGTTATTGATAGCTATCTCCCCTTTCCTTATTCTCAACTCTTACTGCCTCTTGCTTTATTCTTGATTGTTTACTTCTTTTCTTCCAAATCCCATTCTGTTTACCTGATCGACTTCTCTTGCTATCTACCGCCGGCCCATCTTCGCGTCTCGACTGCCAAGTTTATCgaacattttgaaatatgtGGTATTCATGAGAGGGAGGCCATCGATTTCCAGGCTAAAGTGGGTGAAAGGTCGGGTATCGGGTCCGAGGCTTGCCTCCCTCTTTCGGTGCATCAAATTCCACCTGATAAATCTCTCAGCCGGACCCGAGAAGAAACAGAAACCATTCTTTTTGCAGTGGTAGAAGATCTCCTCAGTAAACATAACGTAAATCCCAAGAACATTGATATACTCGTAACCAACTGCAGCATATTCTGCCCCACACCGTCCATTGCAGCTATGATCATAAACAAGTTTGGACTCAGAAGCAATGTCAAGAGTGTGAGCCTAAGTGGAATGGGGTGCAGTGCTGGGCTAGTGGCCGTTGGTTTAGCCAAAGACTTGCTGAGAGTCCATCGGAACTCATTGGCTCTGGTTCTCAGCATGGAAGCAGTAACTCCGAGTGGTTATAGGGGTCGAAACAAGTCCATGCTTTTAGCCAACGCATTGTTCCGAATGGGAGGGGTCGCTGTGTTACTGTCGAACAAGAAGCAGGACAAACTGAAAGCGAAATACAGACTACGATATCTCTTCAGAACACACATGGGTTCGGATGATCAATCTTACCAGTCTGTTTTCGAACAAAGTGATGATGCTGGGGAAGTTGGAGTTTCACTGTCAAGATCCCTTATACATGTCGCAGGACATGccctgaaaaaaaatataacagagttAGGCCCGTATGTTTTACCAATTTCTGAGCAGCTCCTCTATGGACGGTCAATCATTCGTAGCAAGATTTGCAGTTCAACAATAAAGAAGGAAATATACATACCGAACTTCAAGAAGGCGTTAGAGCATTTCTGCATACATGCGGGTGGAAGAGCAGTCATTGATGCTGTGGAGGAGAGGCTGAGACTGAATAAAGAAGATGTCGAAGCATCCAGGATGACTCTTCATAGATTTGGGAATACTTCTTCCTCTTCTGTCTGGTATGAATTAAGCTATCTGGAGGCAAAAGGCAGGATCAAGAAACGCGATAGGGTGTGGCAAATTGCATTTGGCAGTGGCTTCAAATGCAATAGTGCAGTTTGGGAATGCATTTCAGAACTTGATTCTAGTACAAGAAACGCATGGTCAGATGATATACATTTGTACCCTGTTATGGTACCAGATGTTGCTGATCACTAA